DNA sequence from the Coffea eugenioides isolate CCC68of chromosome 9, Ceug_1.0, whole genome shotgun sequence genome:
AATTTGTTCATCTCTGCTGTAAGGGTCTTCCACTCTCCACTAGTGAAAAGGCCGATCAACAGGATACAACTTGCTACAAGCGATTCGTAAATCAAGAAATCGAAAAGCTCCTTAACTCTTTGCCTTTTCAGAATCTTGTTGATTGCAAATTGTGTTAGAGATAGTATCAATGAGGAAAGTGCTGCTGCTAATAGGGTACATATGAATCCTATAATATATTTCCCTTTGGAGGATTTTGAGAAGCCTGAGGAGTCATCATTTTGAAGCACAAGGAGGGCAGAGGAAGTGGTCAGAAGTACCAATGAGTTGCCAATGAAAGGAGTGAACTTTTGCGAATtgagaaagaaggaaaacaaagcaGTGAAGCCTAACTGAGTTGCATTGATGAGCGAAAAAGTGGATACAGGAAGATATAAGAGGCCTACTGAACATAACATCCCTACGGCTGCTAGCAAAGTGCCAAGAACCATATATATTGATCCGAGGACTATAGGAGATGGTGGCTTTGTTTGTTCAGTTGAGttgttttttctgttttttgtgTTATATAGGAATGGCAGGAGGATTGGAAATCCAGCAACTTGTAAAAATGCCGATAACCATTTGCTATTTCCACCCTTTACATAATACAACCTTCCCAGGAGTGTAGCAGCTGACTGGCCAAAGAGCACAAGAAGGGCAAATAAGGCCATTAGAAGCCATCTCTTGTATTGGTTAAGCAAAGGAACAGATGACTGTTGGTTTCCAATGGCCTTTCCCGCACTTTCagtaaattttgattcttgagCAGCTCCCTGAACTGATAAATTAACAAACACAGATCAGGATTAGTTTTCTCTACCACATTTCTCTTAATGCAGAAGAGGACATAACAAGAAGATCTTTAAGGAATatcagaaacaaaaaagaaaaatgctcATGCGAACACATGAAAATCCTTTTTGCACGCTAATGCAAAAATTGTTCAATAACGGAAGGTCACATGTACTGTCTGCTAAAGCTAATGGCAGCAACTCTGCTTTTTGTACTTGAAAATGATGTAAACTTGAGACTAATTATATAGACTTGACTTTCGGAAAAACGAAAAAGATCTCCATTGGCCTGACCAGAGCTTCTTTGAATGACTTTGGCATTTCAGTTGTCGAATGTTAGCTGTTTTCGTCATTCAATagtttcaaatgaagatccaAATTGCTCCACTTATGTTTGAAGATCAGAAATTAAGAACTCTATAGGTGAATCAGTCTGTACTTCAGTTAATCAGTATGTTGTAAGCTAGCATGACACCTGAATTTGTTTTATCTTTAAAGGTGGACTATTTGAGCTTAGATACAGAAATCCTACATACATTCAATAACAAGAAAAGTTcgtaaataaaattaaattaagaaaaatactAGTCAAGAAAATCAGACAAGACAGACACTTTATGTACTTGCTTTTAATCTACCTTGAAAACTTACTCGTGACATGTATTTGCTTTTCTTGAGCTGCATCCTCCATTGAAGAAGATTTTATGTAAGGTAGAACCAGAGAAATGAGAATTCTGATCACTTAGATAAGGTACCGAAGCATACGAGTTCCTTCTTCTCATTGTTACTTGGTCAATATATATACAGCTAGCTTGGTTTGGTAATGTGTAATTGTCCATATCCATAAGATTGAACCTCTGAGGTACTGAATTTATTGAAGCAAGTTGTAGGTTTGGACTTTTACACCATGGCCTCGTTCACATTTTCAGTGTCACAACCAGCAGTGACCATCAATGTCTAGAAATGAATTGAAGTTTGTTTGCTCAAGACTTTGCTCCGAAATTGGTGGGCTGTGTATTAAGCGAGAATCATTATTGAGCAAATGGATAGATTTTTATGAGATATGGGCTGGTTCTGTCTGTAATGAGTTGATATATAGCCGCCATGCCACGATTTTTGCTGTTGGCCCTACCATTTTTACTACTGGTGTATATGCCCCTTCAATGTCCTCCTAATGGCAAACAGTGCTAGAATTTTAGCCACGGTTAGGCAGGCTGATGATGACGTTaggaagaggaagagagagagagagagtactGGCTTGGCTAGTATAGAATCATTAGATCCCTAAAACTGGCTAGAAAACAAGGTTGCCAAACTTGACCATGATATGAGAggatttggggcagggacggtcatactgtcatcagtatgaccgtccctgcacggttaagggtcaagatttgtcctcaaaattttgtACGGCTGAGATTACACCATGTAACTCGATTTCCGCGCCAAGTGTGGGGTCCACCACTATCTGTTCTGAAAATACATcctgtgaaaaaaaagttacatcGTGTTTAACCAATGTTACGCGCAGTGCAAAATAAGGATAACCGGCACAaacggttgcacctgcaaccgtttGTGCCCCGTATCCGATATGAGAACCCTTGGTTTCGTTTTAAAAAACGACAGTTATGATTCTTGTAAAAAGTAAAATCTGAATCACCCCTTATAAAGATGGTTGCAATTACGGTTCTTAAACCTTCGATTCCGGATCTAGTTttagtttcatttttatttcgaTTATGATTCcgatttctttcaattaggaTTTTGTTCTTTTAGTTATGTTAAAACACTTgttattataatatttattataataaaatatgacAATGAATGTAGAAAGAAATTTATTATATTATCATATGCAAGGAAAAAAGCAAATGacataaattttatatatatataaaaaaacgTCATTGTTAGTTAGATTGGATTGGTCTTGAACTTAAATTAGTTGTGGGGTCTAGACATACTAATAAAATGGGAATATGGGTCGTTCAAGTTGGATTGGGACTCGTGTGTTGGGTACCAACTATTGAAATTGATCTTTACGCAATAAGTATTTTTTAAGATAGTTTAAATAGATCTTACATTGTCCGttctgattttggttgaaaattttgatgaaaCTAAATCTAAACCTTTAGTCATGGTTATAGTTTCGGTTTCAGAAtctaaaattcaaattcaatttcggTTCAACAACGGCCAATCCGATTTCGGTTCAAACCTAAACCGTGCCACCCCTATCTATTACTCTTTTAAAAGTTTGAAGAGTCTTATTATTATAAGAGTGCAAGCACTTTCTTATCTTAATATTTCATTCTCATGTAACCCTTTAATAAATCAATTATGTGTTACTTCTAATACTATTTTTAATAGAACAACACTTCAAGCATCCAACTTCCCCACGTAATTATTCTTTGGCAATGCTAAATTTAGATTAAAGTAAATTAAACTCACTATAGAATTTGTTCAGACTTATAATAGAAATTTGGATTAAAGTTGACAATAATGACCCAAATCCTCAATTTAAATTGAAAAACCAAAGAgtaatcaaaattttaaaaaaaaatataggaaaaACTACATGTACCAACCAAATTTCAATAAACCAAAATGAACAGCaggcaaaagcaagtaaacgtttCAAATAAATCACGCTCTTGATCAACTAAAATAACATGTTATGGTTTGCTCTGCCGgacaaataagaaaataatgTTTATCAGTAATCAATGTGCCATCCGTTATTCCCCTAGTAAGCAAAAATGAAATGTCTATACCATATAATATAAAGCCTTGGAAGGGGTTTGAACTTTACATTTATTGTCACTTTATGAACTTCCTCTTTTATCCTTAtaaaaattacttttagtttaaCTACCTTTAACTACACATGActatttttacttttaactatataagtatatattttcAACATaactatcccaaaaagcattataACTTAAAAttatttaatgagaaatatttaaaagattaaAGTTTGCTTCTgtgataaaaatttttatttaaaatatatgatCATAAATATTATGTATTTTTTTATTACACGCATATGGAGTGTACATTGAGCACTAGTGATAAATAAAGCCAATTACTCTCTTTGTGACATAgaagattcaaaaattcttttataGGAGTAACAGCAATTTTAGGAAGCATTAATTTAAAGGAACACCTTtcagtgtatttttttttatagtagACACAGTAAGGATTCTCTTAGGATCTGTTTGGTTCATGGGATTACACTGAATTTGATTAATTATCCTGTATCATCCCATGTTTGGTTGCCTTTTACATATGGGATGACATATCCCAATTAATCGAATAAATCCCCTATTCATGGGATAAAATAATCTCATGGAGGAGGTGGTATTAGTCATCGAGAGATGACTAAGAGATaatgataaaattttagacTAATTTATCCTtacaaataatataaaatttatactcttataattatataaccTTACCCTTACAAGATAATATAACATGAGTGGACTAATTTGTCCCTACTAATTAATCTAAAATTTTTAGACTAATTTGCCGCTACTACTAACATAACAATATTTGGACTAATTTACCCTTGCGAATGATACAAATTCATGTTGAATATTATATAATCATACTCTCACACAATAATATAACAATAAATGGATAAATTTACCCCActaattatattaatttttttgactaattttcc
Encoded proteins:
- the LOC113783680 gene encoding purine permease 21-like yields the protein MEDAAQEKQIHVTIQGAAQESKFTESAGKAIGNQQSSVPLLNQYKRWLLMALFALLVLFGQSAATLLGRLYYVKGGNSKWLSAFLQVAGFPILLPFLYNTKNRKNNSTEQTKPPSPIVLGSIYMVLGTLLAAVGMLCSVGLLYLPVSTFSLINATQLGFTALFSFFLNSQKFTPFIGNSLVLLTTSSALLVLQNDDSSGFSKSSKGKYIIGFICTLLAAALSSLILSLTQFAINKILKRQRVKELFDFLIYESLVASCILLIGLFTSGEWKTLTAEMNKFALGKTSYTMTLMWIAVCWQIFSIGIVGLILKVSSLFANVISTLGLPIVPILAVFMFKDKMSGVKVVAMLLAIWGFISYIYQHYLDDLESKSRKKDVSSNEISLIQN